A window of Streptomyces sp. DG1A-41 contains these coding sequences:
- a CDS encoding succinate dehydrogenase gives MARTVWHSTLGKKTVMAVSGLIMLLYLVVHMIGNLKIFFGAGEFDHYAHWLRTVGEPFMHYEWTLWLVRIVLVAAVVAHAVSAYQLSRRDIRARPSKYVHKRPRASYATRTMRWGGIILGLFIVWHILDLTTGTVHPGFRPGHPYQNVVDTFSTWYGNVIYIVAMLALGLHVRHGFWSAAQTLGAGSRTRDRALKTVANALALLLTAGFIAVPVGVMTGVVS, from the coding sequence ATGGCACGCACCGTGTGGCACTCCACCCTCGGCAAGAAGACCGTGATGGCGGTCAGCGGGCTGATCATGCTGCTGTACCTGGTCGTCCACATGATCGGGAACCTGAAGATCTTCTTCGGGGCCGGCGAGTTCGACCACTACGCCCACTGGCTGCGCACCGTCGGCGAGCCCTTCATGCACTACGAGTGGACGCTGTGGCTGGTCCGGATCGTGCTGGTGGCCGCCGTGGTCGCCCACGCCGTGTCCGCGTACCAGCTCAGCCGTCGCGACATCCGGGCCCGGCCCAGCAAGTACGTGCACAAGAGGCCGCGGGCGAGCTACGCGACGCGCACCATGCGGTGGGGCGGGATCATCCTCGGGCTGTTCATCGTCTGGCACATCCTGGACCTGACGACCGGCACCGTGCACCCCGGCTTCCGGCCCGGCCACCCGTACCAGAACGTCGTGGACACCTTCTCCACCTGGTACGGCAACGTCATCTACATCGTCGCGATGCTCGCGCTCGGCCTGCACGTCCGGCACGGCTTCTGGAGCGCCGCCCAGACCCTGGGCGCCGGCAGCCGCACCCGCGACCGTGCCCTGAAGACCGTCGCCAATGCCCTCGCGCTGCTGCTCACGGCCGGTTTCATCGCCGTCCCCGTGGGCGTCATGACCGGAGTGGTGAGCTGA
- a CDS encoding LLM class flavin-dependent oxidoreductase — translation MSSLIASTRFSVLDRSRTREGHTHPEALRDTVRLAVELEGLGYHRLWVSEHHGVPGVAGSAPTVLAAAVAAATRTIRVGTGGVMLPNHRPLVVAEQFGVLESLFPGRIDMGLGRSVGFTDGVRKALGRDKEDAEDFEAQLRELLGWFRGTSPTGVHARPAEGLTVPPFVLAMGEGAGIAARAGLPMVIGDFRNREKMRRGIDHYREHFRPSPWASEPYVVVSGTVAVAGTPEEARRLLVPEAWAMAYSRTHGTFPPLPPAERVEALTMTGKERGFYESGLTGHIAGTEEQVAHELETVLKETGAQEVLVTTSTYDREALLDSYRRLAAITAG, via the coding sequence GTGAGTTCCCTGATCGCCTCGACCCGTTTCTCCGTCCTCGACCGGTCCCGCACCCGCGAGGGGCACACGCATCCCGAGGCGCTGCGCGACACCGTGCGGCTGGCCGTGGAGCTGGAGGGGCTCGGGTACCACCGGCTGTGGGTCTCCGAGCATCACGGCGTTCCCGGGGTCGCCGGTTCCGCGCCGACCGTGCTGGCGGCCGCCGTCGCCGCCGCGACGCGGACGATCCGGGTGGGCACCGGCGGGGTGATGCTGCCCAACCACCGGCCGCTGGTCGTGGCCGAGCAGTTCGGGGTGCTGGAGTCGCTGTTCCCCGGGCGGATCGACATGGGTCTGGGACGGTCCGTCGGCTTCACGGACGGAGTCCGCAAGGCCCTGGGCCGTGACAAGGAGGACGCCGAGGACTTCGAGGCCCAGCTGCGGGAGCTGCTCGGCTGGTTCCGGGGCACCTCCCCCACCGGGGTGCACGCCCGTCCCGCCGAGGGCTTGACCGTGCCGCCGTTCGTCCTGGCCATGGGCGAGGGCGCCGGCATCGCGGCCCGCGCGGGCCTGCCCATGGTCATCGGCGACTTCCGGAACCGGGAGAAGATGCGGCGCGGCATCGACCACTACCGCGAGCACTTCCGCCCCTCGCCCTGGGCGAGCGAGCCGTACGTGGTCGTCTCCGGCACGGTCGCGGTGGCCGGCACCCCCGAGGAGGCCCGGCGACTGCTCGTCCCGGAGGCCTGGGCGATGGCGTACTCCCGCACGCACGGCACCTTCCCGCCCCTGCCGCCCGCCGAGCGCGTCGAGGCGCTCACCATGACCGGCAAGGAACGCGGCTTCTACGAGTCCGGCCTCACCGGCCACATCGCCGGCACCGAGGAGCAGGTCGCGCACGAGCTGGAGACGGTCCTGAAGGAGACGGGAGCGCAGGAGGTCCTGGTCACCACCAGCACGTACGACCGCGAGGCGCTGCTGGACTCCTACCGGCGGCTGGCCGCGATCACCGCCGGTTAG
- a CDS encoding lysophospholipid acyltransferase family protein, with the protein MSAWLPTAPCTPQACVEAPAAVTARAVARAVLRLTGVVLLLLAGIVLSPLGARIPASLIRRWCRWIVRAAGVRVRITGAAAPTGGMLLVANHISWLDIPLLAAVRPARMLAKTEVRRWPVAGPLAARAALFIDRDRLRALPDTVARIARALREGGAVAAFPEGSTWCGRAQGTFRRAVFQAALDAGVPVLPVRIRYRLTGGTTTTAPAFVGDDTLLASLWRVATARNLVAEVDVRAPIPPGTRPDRRALAHSAQPQETAAPAWTHTVLVA; encoded by the coding sequence ATGAGTGCCTGGCTGCCCACCGCGCCCTGCACGCCGCAGGCCTGTGTCGAGGCGCCGGCGGCGGTGACGGCGCGGGCCGTGGCGCGTGCCGTGCTGCGCCTCACCGGGGTCGTCCTGCTGCTGCTCGCGGGGATCGTGCTGTCGCCGCTCGGCGCCCGCATACCGGCGTCCCTGATCCGGCGCTGGTGCCGGTGGATCGTGCGGGCCGCAGGGGTCCGGGTCCGCATCACCGGCGCCGCCGCCCCCACCGGCGGGATGCTGCTGGTCGCCAACCACATCTCCTGGCTGGACATACCACTGCTCGCCGCCGTACGCCCCGCCCGGATGCTGGCCAAGACCGAGGTACGGCGGTGGCCCGTCGCCGGGCCGCTGGCCGCCCGCGCCGCCCTGTTCATCGACCGGGACCGGCTGAGGGCCCTCCCGGACACCGTCGCCCGTATCGCCCGGGCGCTGCGCGAGGGCGGCGCCGTCGCGGCCTTCCCCGAGGGCAGCACCTGGTGCGGCCGGGCCCAGGGCACCTTCCGCCGGGCCGTCTTCCAGGCCGCCCTCGACGCCGGGGTGCCGGTCCTGCCGGTCCGGATCCGCTACCGGCTCACCGGCGGAACCACCACCACGGCCCCCGCGTTCGTCGGCGACGACACCCTGCTCGCCTCCCTGTGGCGAGTCGCGACTGCCCGCAACCTGGTCGCCGAGGTCGACGTCCGCGCACCCATCCCCCCGGGCACCCGCCCCGACCGCCGCGCACTGGCCCACTCCGCACAACCCCAGGAGACGGCGGCCCCGGCGTGGACGCACACGGTGCTGGTGGCGTAG
- a CDS encoding succinate dehydrogenase/fumarate reductase iron-sulfur subunit: protein MKLTLRVWRQKNADADGTMSTYEVDGISPDMSFLEMLDTLNEKLILKGEDPVAFDHDCREGICGACSLVINGDAHGPERTTTCQLHMRSFKDGDTIDIEPWRASAFPVIKDLVVDRSAFDRIIQAGGYITAPTGAAPEAHATPVPKPDADFAFEHAECIGCGACVAACPNGAAMLFTSAKINHLNVLPQGAPERETRVLDMVAQMDEEGFGGCTLTGECATACPKGIPLMSITGMNKEWLRATRKVSKR, encoded by the coding sequence ATGAAGCTCACCCTGCGCGTCTGGCGGCAGAAGAACGCCGACGCCGACGGCACGATGTCCACGTACGAGGTGGACGGCATCTCGCCCGACATGTCGTTCCTGGAGATGCTCGACACGCTCAACGAGAAGCTCATCCTCAAGGGCGAGGACCCAGTCGCCTTCGACCACGACTGCCGCGAGGGCATCTGTGGCGCGTGCTCGCTGGTGATCAACGGCGATGCGCACGGGCCCGAGCGGACCACTACCTGTCAGCTGCACATGCGGTCGTTCAAGGACGGCGACACGATCGACATCGAGCCGTGGAGGGCGTCCGCGTTCCCGGTGATCAAGGATTTGGTCGTCGACCGTTCGGCGTTCGACCGGATCATCCAGGCCGGTGGGTACATCACCGCGCCGACGGGTGCGGCTCCCGAAGCACATGCCACGCCGGTGCCGAAGCCGGACGCCGACTTCGCCTTCGAACACGCCGAGTGCATCGGATGCGGTGCGTGTGTCGCGGCGTGCCCGAACGGTGCGGCGATGCTGTTCACGTCCGCCAAGATCAACCATTTGAACGTGCTGCCGCAGGGGGCGCCCGAGCGCGAGACGCGGGTGCTGGACATGGTGGCGCAGATGGACGAGGAAGGGTTCGGCGGATGCACCCTCACGGGAGAGTGCGCCACCGCCTGTCCCAAGGGCATTCCGCTCATGTCCATCACCGGCATGAACAAGGAGTGGCTGCGGGCCACGCGGAAGGTGAGCAAGCGGTAG
- a CDS encoding cation acetate symporter — translation MVTSAAIDDSSLQLTFVLFLTVVVITLFTALLTAPQRDEISEFYLGNRAMSPLRNGLAMCGDYLSAATLLGSTGLVALTGYDGLMYLGGTTVAWMMVLLLIAEPLHRTGKFTLGDTVALRLPRQQRPVRVALAVCVLAIATLYLVAQLVGSVALLTQFTGAPSATTRTLCVAVIGTFVILYASLGGMPGATVIQIIKAVMLIVGVLFTAGWVLYRFDWNPNALLERAADRSGTGLTFLEPGLRYGGTVSNKLDFLSLELAIVLGLAALPHVLMRLLAPRTSGVLRSSVLWAVGLVGAVCFGAGILGLGATALLGRDTIESTDRTGNASVLLLAHELGGSVLTALVTCLAYVTLLAVAVGLTLAAASSLAHDLYGEVIRKGRASETEELAVARLSGAVIGILGILLALVAWGANTATLAFLAFAIAASAILPTIIYTLFWRRFTAKGALLSLYGGLLCSVLLAVFSPVVSSAPASFYPEADFAWFPLQNPGIVSIPVGFLLGWLGTVLDKGPAEDSTAHEEFEVRMLVGADD, via the coding sequence ATGGTGACGAGCGCCGCCATCGACGACAGCAGCCTCCAGCTGACCTTCGTCCTGTTCCTGACCGTGGTCGTGATCACCCTGTTCACGGCGCTGCTGACGGCTCCCCAGCGCGACGAGATCAGCGAGTTCTACCTCGGCAACCGCGCCATGTCGCCGCTGCGCAACGGCCTCGCCATGTGCGGCGACTACCTGTCCGCCGCCACCCTGCTGGGCAGTACCGGACTGGTCGCGCTGACCGGGTACGACGGACTGATGTACCTCGGCGGCACCACCGTCGCCTGGATGATGGTGCTGCTGCTCATCGCCGAACCCCTGCACCGTACGGGCAAGTTCACCCTGGGCGACACGGTGGCGCTGCGCCTGCCCCGGCAGCAGCGGCCGGTACGGGTGGCACTGGCCGTCTGCGTCCTGGCCATCGCGACCCTCTACCTGGTGGCGCAACTGGTCGGCAGCGTCGCCCTGTTGACGCAGTTCACCGGGGCGCCGAGCGCCACCACCCGTACCCTGTGCGTGGCCGTGATCGGTACCTTCGTGATCCTCTACGCCTCCCTCGGCGGCATGCCCGGAGCGACGGTCATCCAGATCATCAAGGCCGTGATGCTGATCGTGGGCGTGCTGTTCACCGCGGGCTGGGTGCTGTACCGCTTCGACTGGAACCCCAACGCGCTGCTCGAAAGGGCGGCCGACCGCAGCGGAACGGGCCTGACCTTCCTCGAACCGGGGCTGCGCTACGGCGGCACCGTCAGCAACAAGCTGGACTTCCTCAGCCTCGAGCTGGCCATCGTCCTCGGTCTCGCCGCCCTTCCGCACGTGCTGATGCGGCTGCTCGCCCCGCGCACCAGCGGCGTCCTGCGCTCCTCCGTCCTGTGGGCCGTCGGCCTGGTCGGCGCGGTCTGCTTCGGGGCCGGCATCCTCGGCCTGGGCGCCACCGCGCTCCTCGGCCGGGACACCATCGAGAGCACGGACCGCACCGGCAACGCCTCCGTCCTGCTGCTCGCGCACGAGCTGGGCGGCAGTGTCCTCACCGCGCTGGTGACGTGCCTGGCGTATGTGACCCTGCTCGCCGTGGCGGTGGGCCTCACCCTGGCCGCGGCCTCGTCCCTCGCGCACGACCTGTACGGCGAGGTGATCCGCAAGGGCCGGGCGAGCGAGACGGAGGAGCTGGCCGTCGCCCGGCTGTCCGGGGCGGTCATCGGCATCCTCGGCATCCTGCTGGCCCTGGTCGCCTGGGGGGCGAACACCGCGACGCTCGCGTTCCTCGCCTTCGCCATCGCGGCGTCCGCGATCCTGCCGACGATCATCTACACCCTCTTCTGGCGGCGCTTCACGGCGAAGGGAGCGCTGCTCAGCCTCTACGGCGGTCTGCTCTGCTCCGTCCTGCTCGCCGTGTTCTCCCCCGTCGTCTCCTCCGCCCCGGCCTCGTTCTACCCCGAGGCCGACTTCGCCTGGTTCCCGCTCCAGAACCCCGGCATCGTCTCCATCCCGGTGGGCTTCCTGCTGGGCTGGCTCGGCACGGTGCTGGACAAGGGCCCGGCCGAGGACAGCACCGCACACGAGGAGTTCGAGGTGCGGATGCTCGTGGGCGCCGACGACTGA
- the rpmF gene encoding 50S ribosomal protein L32 has translation MAVPKRKMSRSNTRHRRAQWKAATPTLVPVTIDGVRHLVPQNLVRAYERGLLRPEG, from the coding sequence ATGGCTGTCCCGAAGCGGAAGATGTCCCGCAGCAACACCCGTCACCGCCGCGCCCAGTGGAAGGCCGCCACGCCGACGCTGGTGCCGGTCACGATCGACGGCGTCCGTCACCTCGTACCGCAGAACCTGGTCAGGGCCTACGAGCGCGGGCTGCTGCGCCCCGAGGGCTGA
- a CDS encoding GNAT family N-acyltransferase, whose protein sequence is MTGVLTVDRPAQPTAPTRYTVALARTEEDVRAAQRLRHDVFAGELGALLTGSQPGLDVDPFDAYCDHLLVREETTGQVVGTYRLLPPERAAVAGRLYSESEFDLSSLAGIRPELVEVGRSCVHPDHRDGAVISLIWAGIARYMVSRGHEWLAGCCSVPLADGGALASATWDRVSAKHLSPQEYRVRPLLPWVPGPTPAARAELPALLRGYLRLGAWVCGEPAHDPDFGVADLYVLLPMSGVNPRYLRHFLSLVPA, encoded by the coding sequence ATGACCGGCGTACTGACCGTCGACCGCCCCGCGCAGCCCACGGCCCCCACCCGCTACACCGTCGCCCTCGCCCGGACCGAGGAGGACGTGCGTGCCGCGCAGCGGCTGCGGCACGACGTCTTCGCCGGGGAGCTGGGCGCCCTGCTGACCGGCTCGCAGCCCGGGCTGGACGTCGACCCGTTCGACGCGTACTGCGACCACCTGCTCGTCCGCGAGGAGACGACCGGCCAGGTCGTCGGCACCTACCGGCTGCTGCCGCCGGAGCGCGCGGCGGTCGCCGGGCGGCTGTACTCCGAGAGCGAGTTCGACCTGAGCTCCCTCGCCGGGATCCGGCCGGAGCTCGTCGAGGTAGGCCGCTCCTGCGTGCACCCCGACCACCGCGACGGCGCGGTCATCAGCCTCATCTGGGCCGGCATCGCCCGCTACATGGTCTCCCGGGGCCACGAGTGGCTCGCCGGCTGCTGCTCCGTCCCGCTCGCCGATGGCGGCGCCCTGGCCTCCGCCACCTGGGACCGGGTGAGCGCCAAGCACCTCTCCCCGCAGGAGTACCGCGTCCGGCCGCTGCTGCCGTGGGTCCCGGGCCCCACGCCCGCCGCCCGCGCCGAACTGCCCGCCCTGCTGCGCGGTTACCTGCGCCTCGGCGCCTGGGTGTGCGGCGAACCGGCCCACGACCCGGACTTCGGCGTCGCCGACCTGTACGTACTGCTGCCCATGAGCGGGGTCAACCCGCGCTACCTGCGGCACTTCCTGTCCCTCGTCCCCGCCTGA
- a CDS encoding DUF485 domain-containing protein translates to MPEFPPRRDDTPTFPLPHIEHAPPSRISDHPEFHSLRRAQRRFGTRATILSVGGFLLYVLLSSFVPAVMNQPLFGHLTIGLTLGLGQFVIMGVTAWCYVRHMRTRVDPLARGLRSRQHENDNRRARSAVPPQGAGQQPLEHGTRGFRTW, encoded by the coding sequence GTGCCCGAATTTCCACCGCGACGGGATGACACTCCCACATTCCCGCTTCCGCACATCGAACACGCTCCGCCGTCTCGTATATCCGACCATCCCGAATTCCACTCTCTGCGTCGCGCGCAGCGCCGGTTCGGCACCCGGGCGACGATCCTGTCCGTCGGCGGATTCCTGCTGTATGTGCTGTTGTCGAGTTTTGTGCCCGCGGTGATGAACCAGCCGCTGTTCGGCCACCTCACGATCGGACTCACCCTCGGCCTCGGGCAGTTCGTCATCATGGGTGTGACCGCGTGGTGCTACGTCCGGCACATGCGCACCCGGGTCGATCCGCTCGCCCGCGGCCTGAGGTCCCGGCAGCACGAGAACGACAACCGCCGCGCCCGTTCGGCGGTGCCGCCCCAAGGGGCCGGGCAGCAGCCCCTTGAGCACGGAACGAGGGGGTTCCGCACATGGTGA
- a CDS encoding GTP-binding protein — MSYERLPVTVLSGFLGAGKTTLLNHVLANREGLRVAVIVNDMSEVNIDAALVRGGEAALSRTEERLVEMTNGCICCTLRDDLLEEVDRLAREGRFDHLLIESSGISEPMPVAATFAFARDDGATLDDVALLDTMVTVVDAANFLAELESGDDLAERGLAPYEDDERTVSDLLVDQVEFADVLVLNKLDLVDEETAARLRAALTRLNPVARLVPATHGRVDLRQVLGTRLFDLERAQQAPGWVRELNGDHVPETEEYGISSTVFRSGFPFHPGRLWTFVTEDLDAGSYGRILRSKGFFTLASRPHVTGLWSQAGSVARFEPSAARDNEAPHAQELVFIGTGLDTKALHAALTGCLAAPGEAPAADDPFPSWDTYGIDEACDHENVA; from the coding sequence GTGTCGTACGAACGGCTGCCCGTCACCGTGCTCTCCGGCTTCCTGGGGGCGGGCAAGACGACCCTGCTCAACCATGTCCTCGCCAATCGCGAGGGGCTGCGCGTCGCCGTCATCGTCAACGACATGAGCGAGGTCAACATCGACGCGGCCCTGGTGCGCGGCGGCGAGGCCGCCCTGTCGCGGACCGAGGAACGCCTGGTCGAGATGACCAACGGCTGCATCTGCTGCACCCTGCGCGACGACCTGCTGGAAGAGGTGGACCGGCTGGCCCGCGAGGGCCGGTTCGACCATCTCCTCATCGAGTCGTCCGGGATCTCGGAGCCGATGCCCGTCGCGGCCACCTTCGCCTTCGCCCGGGACGACGGCGCCACCCTCGACGACGTAGCCCTGCTGGACACCATGGTCACGGTCGTGGACGCGGCCAACTTCCTCGCCGAACTGGAGAGCGGCGACGACCTCGCCGAGCGGGGTCTGGCCCCGTACGAGGACGACGAGCGCACGGTCAGTGATCTCCTCGTCGACCAGGTCGAGTTCGCCGACGTCCTGGTCCTCAACAAGCTCGACCTGGTCGACGAGGAGACGGCGGCCCGGCTGCGGGCGGCCCTGACCCGGCTGAACCCGGTCGCCCGGCTGGTTCCGGCGACGCACGGCCGGGTGGACCTGCGCCAGGTGCTCGGCACGCGTCTCTTCGACCTGGAACGCGCCCAGCAGGCGCCGGGCTGGGTCCGGGAACTCAACGGCGACCACGTGCCCGAGACCGAGGAGTACGGCATCTCCTCCACCGTCTTCCGATCCGGATTCCCCTTCCACCCCGGGCGGTTGTGGACGTTCGTCACGGAGGATCTGGACGCCGGGTCGTACGGGCGGATCCTGCGCTCCAAGGGCTTCTTCACCCTGGCGAGCCGCCCGCACGTGACGGGCCTGTGGTCACAGGCCGGCTCCGTCGCCCGCTTCGAACCGTCCGCGGCCCGTGACAACGAGGCCCCGCACGCACAGGAGCTGGTGTTCATCGGGACAGGCCTGGACACCAAGGCCCTGCATGCCGCCCTGACCGGCTGCCTCGCGGCGCCCGGCGAAGCCCCTGCGGCCGACGACCCGTTCCCGTCCTGGGACACGTACGGCATCGACGAGGCGTGCGACCACGAGAACGTGGCGTAG
- a CDS encoding fumarate reductase/succinate dehydrogenase flavoprotein subunit has protein sequence MTSYADYATAEPVVDTKAPSGPINERWDKRRFEAKLVNPANRRKHTVIVVGTGLAGGSAGATLAEQGYHVVQFCYQDSPRRAHSIAAQGGINAAKNYRNDGDSIHRLFYDTVKGGDFRARESNVHRLAQISVEIIDQCVAQGVPFAREYGGLLDTRSFGGVQVSRTFYARGQTGQQLLLGAYQALSRQIAAGNVEMHPRTEMLDLIVVDGRARGIVARDLVTGRIDTYFADAVVLATGGYGNVFYLSTNAMNSNATAIWRAHRRGAYFANPCFTQIHPTCIPRTGDHQSKLTLMSESLRNDGRIWVPKAKGDDRPPNEIPEDERDYYLERVYPSFGNLVPRDIASRAAKNVCDEGRGVGPGGQGVYLDFADAIKRMGRAAVEAKYGNLFDMYQRITDEDPYRVPMRIYPAVHYTMGGLWVDYDLQTTIPGLFAIGEANFSDHGANRLGASALMQGLADGYFVLPATINDYLARSPHKDQVDAGHPVVQEVLAETEDRINLLLSVDGDRTPDSFHREVGELMWEFCGMARTDSGLRKALERIPQIREEFWRRVKVPGTGEEFNQSLEKANRVVDYLELAELMCLDALHRSESCGGHFREESQTPDGEAARKDEEFAYAAAWEFNGTGEAPTLHKEDLVFEYVHPTQRSYA, from the coding sequence ATGACTTCCTACGCCGACTACGCGACCGCTGAGCCGGTCGTCGACACCAAGGCCCCGTCCGGGCCCATCAACGAGCGCTGGGACAAGCGCCGCTTCGAGGCCAAACTGGTCAACCCCGCCAACCGGCGCAAGCACACCGTCATCGTCGTCGGCACCGGCCTCGCCGGCGGCTCCGCCGGTGCCACCCTCGCCGAACAGGGCTACCACGTCGTCCAGTTCTGCTACCAGGACTCCCCGCGCCGCGCCCACTCCATCGCCGCGCAGGGCGGCATCAACGCCGCGAAGAACTACCGCAACGACGGCGACTCCATCCACCGGCTGTTCTACGACACCGTCAAGGGCGGCGACTTCCGGGCCCGCGAGTCCAACGTCCACCGGCTCGCGCAGATCTCCGTCGAGATCATCGACCAGTGCGTGGCGCAGGGCGTGCCGTTCGCCCGCGAGTACGGCGGCCTGCTGGACACCCGCTCTTTCGGCGGCGTCCAGGTGTCACGGACCTTCTACGCCCGGGGCCAGACGGGACAGCAGCTGCTGCTCGGCGCCTACCAGGCCCTCAGCCGGCAGATCGCCGCGGGGAACGTCGAGATGCACCCGCGTACGGAAATGCTCGACCTGATCGTCGTCGACGGGCGGGCGCGCGGGATCGTCGCCCGGGACCTCGTCACCGGCAGGATCGACACCTACTTCGCGGACGCCGTCGTACTCGCCACCGGCGGCTACGGCAACGTCTTCTACCTGTCGACGAACGCCATGAACTCCAACGCGACCGCCATCTGGCGGGCGCACCGGCGCGGCGCCTACTTCGCCAACCCCTGCTTCACCCAGATCCACCCCACCTGCATCCCGCGCACCGGCGACCACCAGTCCAAGCTGACGCTGATGAGCGAGTCGCTGCGCAACGACGGCCGCATCTGGGTGCCGAAGGCCAAGGGCGACGACCGCCCGCCGAACGAGATCCCCGAGGACGAGCGCGACTACTACCTGGAGCGCGTCTACCCGTCCTTCGGCAACCTGGTGCCGCGTGACATCGCCTCCCGCGCCGCGAAGAACGTCTGCGACGAGGGGCGGGGCGTCGGACCCGGCGGACAGGGCGTCTACCTCGACTTCGCCGACGCCATCAAGCGCATGGGCCGGGCGGCCGTGGAGGCCAAGTACGGCAATCTCTTCGACATGTACCAGCGGATCACCGACGAGGATCCGTACCGGGTGCCCATGCGGATCTACCCGGCCGTGCACTACACGATGGGCGGCCTGTGGGTCGACTACGACCTCCAGACCACCATCCCCGGCCTGTTCGCGATCGGGGAGGCCAACTTCTCCGACCACGGTGCCAACCGGCTCGGCGCCTCCGCGCTGATGCAGGGGCTGGCCGACGGCTACTTCGTGCTCCCGGCGACCATCAACGACTACCTCGCCCGCAGCCCGCACAAGGACCAGGTCGACGCCGGCCACCCGGTCGTCCAGGAGGTGCTGGCCGAGACCGAGGACCGGATCAACCTGCTGCTGTCCGTCGACGGCGACCGCACGCCCGACTCCTTCCACCGCGAGGTCGGCGAGCTCATGTGGGAGTTCTGCGGCATGGCCCGCACCGACTCGGGACTGCGCAAGGCGCTGGAGCGCATCCCGCAGATCCGTGAGGAGTTCTGGCGGCGCGTCAAGGTGCCCGGCACCGGCGAGGAGTTCAACCAGTCGCTGGAGAAGGCCAACCGCGTCGTCGACTACCTGGAGCTGGCCGAGCTGATGTGCCTCGACGCGCTGCACCGCAGCGAGTCCTGCGGCGGCCACTTCCGCGAGGAGTCCCAGACACCCGACGGCGAGGCCGCCCGCAAGGACGAGGAGTTCGCGTACGCGGCCGCCTGGGAGTTCAACGGCACCGGCGAGGCTCCGACCCTGCACAAGGAAGACCTGGTCTTCGAGTACGTCCACCCCACCCAGCGGAGCTACGCATGA